A section of the Ignavibacteriales bacterium genome encodes:
- a CDS encoding choice-of-anchor D domain-containing protein, with product MKFLYKFILIWAIISSASFAQTLVNTYPFPSSTVNNSFWGITDLNDTLFVASDNNGAIYRVSKVDGSIIGGSIMPPSTINFNHGLSWDGSGFWVARSASGVTRRFYKINLLGAVVDSITIPTLWGNSTIGLGGIDIHGTDMWFSVYYPDFASYPFTYAYKLDLNTKAITDTIPLRGKQPQGIAVKGDTIFYVNDNFQGEPERIYAYSISLGDTIFSFPAPDPDGDCDPRGLHWDGQYLWHIARSVGPLTTRTLYKYQLGGSGNPIIHTSVDSLSFGNVVIGQSSNLALNIANNGTAPLIITNFNISNPAFTIAPNSLPDTIAPSGNANYNVTFSPSAFGNTPATLQISSNDIGTPVETVGLRGVGVYTGGHITTVTNYDYGNRRVNSLCGYTFEVENQGGGVIQIYSIDTETERFHFDSTGITFPISINPLDKASFRIWFNPNSAATFSDSVTITSNSTNAPSYKFSISGTGDATPTDLGDILWQGINPDNPNTSFNDIQPTSMKYISDVNGDGVYDLLVATENYLTICYNGNSSVTADILWIFNTHFGTINTGSVDWQDAVQTIQDIDNDGIEDVIIGCTGGNEMVYAISGRTGQKLWEYGNPSTTDDGDIMGVRTDYDYNNDGHKDVLISASGSGMGAGRHAAICVNGLNGAVIFNTTQSSEFTWDVVATEEGGAIALSNNGGPYSVNGFNTSGIVSWNYGVTGAVWNMREINDINGDNVKDIIGFYGFSGSIFAIDGSNGAQLWTDGLGNSNNGNFAILPDLDGNGFSDFTLSGPQSVFRKDTKTDSTQWIYSPNSSYIRGIASIDDVNGDSVSDIAVITQLPPRVIVLDGAKGSVLFDYSLGSSINQRGDRISALPDLDNNHSNEFVAGSRDGRVICFSGGPDGTVGIQPVSNVIPEKYSLYQNYPNPFNPSTLIKFDIPKNALVKLKVYDILGREVAKLVNTDLLAGSYEFSFNGSNFASGVYFYTLEAGDFKQTKKMLLVK from the coding sequence ATGAAGTTTTTATACAAATTCATACTTATCTGGGCAATTATTTCGTCGGCATCTTTTGCGCAAACCCTGGTGAATACTTACCCTTTTCCCAGTAGTACGGTTAATAATTCATTCTGGGGAATAACAGACCTTAACGACACACTCTTCGTAGCCAGCGATAATAACGGCGCTATTTATAGAGTTTCAAAAGTTGATGGTTCTATAATTGGCGGAAGCATCATGCCGCCTTCAACGATTAATTTCAATCACGGTCTCAGCTGGGACGGATCCGGTTTCTGGGTGGCTCGTTCTGCTAGTGGTGTAACAAGAAGGTTCTATAAGATAAATTTACTTGGAGCCGTAGTTGATTCGATCACCATCCCGACCCTATGGGGAAATTCAACTATCGGGCTCGGCGGTATAGACATTCACGGAACCGATATGTGGTTCTCGGTTTACTATCCCGACTTTGCTTCGTATCCGTTTACATACGCTTACAAGTTAGACCTTAATACAAAAGCTATAACTGATACAATACCTCTGAGAGGAAAACAACCCCAGGGCATCGCTGTAAAAGGCGACACGATATTTTACGTTAACGACAACTTCCAGGGCGAACCTGAAAGAATATACGCCTATAGCATTTCACTCGGCGATACGATATTCTCTTTCCCGGCTCCTGATCCGGATGGCGATTGCGATCCGAGAGGACTGCATTGGGACGGACAATATCTCTGGCATATAGCAAGAAGTGTCGGACCGCTTACAACAAGAACGTTGTATAAGTACCAGCTTGGAGGATCCGGAAATCCGATCATCCATACCTCGGTGGATTCATTATCATTTGGAAATGTAGTCATTGGGCAGAGTTCTAACCTTGCGCTTAACATTGCAAATAACGGGACAGCCCCGCTCATCATAACAAATTTTAATATTTCAAACCCGGCGTTTACTATTGCGCCTAATTCACTGCCGGATACTATTGCCCCTTCGGGTAATGCTAATTACAACGTGACATTCAGCCCGAGTGCGTTTGGTAATACACCGGCTACTTTACAGATATCGAGCAATGATATCGGTACACCGGTCGAGACGGTTGGTCTAAGAGGTGTTGGTGTTTATACCGGTGGACACATTACAACTGTTACTAATTATGACTACGGTAACAGGCGCGTCAATTCGCTCTGCGGATATACGTTTGAGGTTGAAAACCAGGGCGGGGGTGTTATTCAGATATATTCTATCGACACGGAAACGGAAAGATTCCATTTTGATAGTACCGGAATTACTTTTCCTATTAGTATAAACCCGCTTGATAAGGCTTCATTCAGGATATGGTTTAATCCCAATTCTGCGGCAACATTCTCAGATTCGGTAACAATAACTTCCAATTCGACAAACGCACCTTCTTACAAGTTTTCTATTTCTGGTACTGGTGATGCCACGCCTACAGACCTTGGTGATATTCTATGGCAGGGTATAAATCCTGACAACCCGAACACCAGCTTTAATGACATTCAGCCGACAAGTATGAAGTATATAAGTGATGTAAATGGTGATGGTGTGTATGATCTGCTTGTTGCAACAGAAAACTATCTGACTATATGTTACAATGGAAATTCATCGGTTACTGCAGATATACTCTGGATATTCAATACTCACTTTGGAACGATAAATACGGGCTCTGTCGATTGGCAGGATGCCGTCCAGACAATTCAGGACATTGACAATGACGGAATTGAGGATGTTATTATCGGGTGCACGGGCGGAAATGAAATGGTCTATGCGATCTCTGGCAGAACAGGACAGAAGCTCTGGGAATATGGTAATCCTTCTACTACAGATGACGGTGACATCATGGGAGTAAGAACCGATTACGATTATAATAACGACGGACATAAGGACGTTCTTATATCAGCCAGTGGTTCCGGTATGGGTGCCGGACGTCATGCGGCAATATGTGTTAACGGACTCAACGGCGCTGTTATTTTTAATACTACACAATCCAGCGAATTCACATGGGATGTGGTTGCTACGGAAGAGGGAGGTGCGATCGCACTTTCCAATAACGGCGGACCATATTCTGTTAACGGATTCAACACATCCGGTATTGTTTCCTGGAATTACGGTGTTACCGGCGCAGTGTGGAATATGAGAGAGATCAACGACATTAATGGCGATAACGTGAAGGACATTATTGGATTCTATGGTTTTAGCGGTAGTATTTTTGCCATAGATGGCTCAAACGGTGCTCAGCTGTGGACAGATGGTTTAGGTAATAGCAATAATGGAAACTTTGCCATTCTTCCTGATCTCGATGGAAACGGATTTTCTGATTTCACTTTATCCGGTCCTCAGTCGGTATTCAGAAAGGATACTAAAACCGATTCTACTCAATGGATATACAGTCCAAATAGTTCATACATAAGAGGTATTGCTTCCATTGACGACGTAAACGGTGATTCTGTTTCAGACATAGCGGTTATTACGCAATTGCCTCCTAGAGTAATAGTACTCGATGGTGCAAAAGGCTCTGTGCTCTTTGATTACTCTCTCGGTAGTTCTATCAATCAGCGCGGGGACAGGATATCTGCGCTTCCTGATCTCGATAATAACCATAGCAACGAATTTGTTGCCGGTTCAAGGGACGGAAGAGTTATCTGTTTCTCCGGCGGACCGGATGGAACGGTAGGTATACAGCCGGTTTCAAACGTTATACCGGAAAAATATTCTTTATATCAAAATTACCCTAACCCGTTCAATCCGAGCACGCTTATCAAGTTCGATATACCAAAGAATGCTTTGGTAAAATTAAAAGTATATGATATACTTGGAAGGGAAGTCGCGAAACTTGTGAATACTGATCTCCTTGCTGGTAGTTATGAGTTCTCGTTTAACGGCTCTAACTTTGCGAGCGGTGTTTATTTCTACACTCTCGAAGCAGGTGATTTTAAACAAACGAAAAAAATGTTGTTGGTGAAATAA
- a CDS encoding TMF family protein, which produces MRNFFLQCIAISFFVSILSVNSWAQNSGRGIDFPIQLPSNNDFDFILASEGWTGFDLTGDTEGYQKILLAIHPGRTLSDVLSIGTYNHGVFTPKLSLNSDGSAFFDSGIEVNGEVDASDLSAQNITVTGNSNFGESISLNGSLTGANGYTLKLKTIDNDDWGIEFKTNISDNTLFQGMGLRIKDNAGNGFYIRDIVSGAIRMAVLNGNVGIGTSSPSYKLDVNGSVNATDIKVNGNSIVSNLWTSVPGGIAYNGNVSVGERLNLSSSLTGSNGYTLKLNLLGDDNWGLEYKSSISDNLFDGMGIRIYDTGTNGFYIRDANSGNMRFVIQNGNVGIGTTNPTTKLSVNGHIRAKEVTVETGWSDFVFYDNYNLMPLSEVEQFVKENKHLPEIPSQSEVEENGVQLGEISSKLLQKVEELTLYVIEQDKRIEKLEKENKELNEKLKEE; this is translated from the coding sequence ATGAGAAATTTTTTCCTGCAGTGCATCGCTATATCTTTTTTCGTTTCAATTCTTTCTGTTAATTCCTGGGCTCAGAACTCTGGCCGGGGTATTGATTTTCCAATTCAACTCCCGAGTAACAATGACTTTGATTTTATACTTGCAAGTGAAGGCTGGACAGGTTTTGATCTGACCGGTGATACTGAGGGGTATCAAAAAATATTGTTAGCTATTCATCCGGGTAGGACTTTGAGTGATGTTCTCAGTATAGGAACATATAATCACGGTGTTTTTACTCCGAAGTTATCTTTAAATAGTGACGGTAGTGCTTTCTTCGACAGTGGTATAGAGGTAAATGGTGAAGTTGATGCGTCAGATCTATCTGCGCAGAATATCACAGTTACTGGAAATAGTAACTTTGGAGAAAGTATCAGTTTAAACGGTTCCCTTACCGGAGCCAATGGCTATACTCTTAAACTAAAAACAATTGATAATGATGATTGGGGAATTGAATTTAAAACTAACATTAGTGATAATACCCTTTTTCAGGGAATGGGATTGAGAATTAAAGACAATGCGGGTAATGGCTTCTATATCAGGGATATTGTTTCTGGTGCAATTAGAATGGCTGTATTAAATGGGAATGTTGGGATCGGTACCTCAAGTCCTTCGTATAAGCTCGATGTTAATGGGTCAGTTAATGCTACCGATATAAAGGTAAATGGAAATTCAATTGTCAGTAACCTATGGACGTCTGTACCTGGAGGCATTGCTTATAATGGAAATGTTAGTGTTGGAGAAAGACTTAATCTAAGTAGTTCTCTTACCGGAAGTAATGGATATACACTTAAGCTAAATTTATTAGGTGACGACAACTGGGGACTTGAATATAAATCTTCGATAAGTGATAATTTGTTCGATGGAATGGGCATAAGAATATATGACACAGGAACAAATGGGTTTTATATCCGTGATGCAAATTCTGGAAATATGAGATTCGTTATACAAAATGGAAATGTCGGTATTGGTACTACCAATCCTACCACTAAATTATCTGTCAATGGTCACATTAGAGCCAAAGAAGTTACTGTAGAAACAGGATGGTCCGATTTTGTATTTTATGACAATTATAATTTAATGCCTCTTTCAGAAGTCGAGCAGTTTGTAAAGGAAAATAAACACCTTCCTGAAATTCCATCGCAAAGTGAAGTTGAAGAAAATGGTGTTCAATTAGGCGAGATATCGTCTAAACTTTTACAGAAAGTCGAGGAGTTAACCTTGTACGTTATTGAGCAAGACAAAAGAATCGAAAAACTTGAGAAAGAAAATAAGGAATTGAATGAAAAGCTGAAGGAGGAGTGA
- a CDS encoding T9SS type A sorting domain-containing protein, with protein sequence MKRKCILSLLLVVCILSLGNDLYSQKREFRVKPGAIEIEELRTFNSKTFKNPDGTRTVAISTGNLHKLDQSTHKLIDLELDGSKKDIDPITAEVNGPIEAGVRLNSSVYSRVPFNNAGLTSNGIERCYKDWPLSIIPPGVNVTDAYFTLDPIPTIYSTSFKVNSMEEDPFPVTTSAETIYNDIGNQNSSGVTYFEGSFTNEDEIFVQGDANFIAKIETEINNPFPYVAIGIKVNNESSQNDYISLRTATILYITYDPIQIPEYQLVVYDTFISSTLGYTDVRQMTLVNAGTHGQDMIVKFTVLDQPSWLSVTPSQITLPNNGPHDVSVNYLQNNYTMQYRSAIIKTETLSPPPAFVLGGIHYSFVTQDPVHFYTHHASLEDYHYYGGIEQIEVLTAAAYAIQENYNVTSNDSWLIPDINSGITHLDNINLTILPNNTFSQRTGSITISGTNIVPHEVFVTQEGIPATVTLPDDEISGLQEYYASDWIITNVFNVGTGGNVENLTLGAGNYVNLKPGFHAYPTGSNKFRAYILSSQLDNISSKPVSTKSLTYGKNTVEEGDKIESIELPSDFEISQNYPNPFNPVTTIKYALPVDSRVSIKIYDMLGREVATLVNDDKQAGYYQVRFDASNIASGIYFYRIIAGDYVKSYKMVIVK encoded by the coding sequence ATGAAAAGAAAATGTATTTTGAGTTTACTACTAGTAGTATGTATTCTTTCATTGGGCAATGATCTATATTCTCAAAAAAGAGAATTTAGAGTTAAACCTGGCGCTATTGAGATTGAAGAACTAAGGACGTTTAATTCAAAGACCTTCAAAAATCCTGATGGAACAAGAACAGTTGCTATATCAACTGGTAATTTGCACAAACTTGACCAGTCAACGCATAAGTTAATTGATCTGGAGTTAGATGGCTCAAAGAAAGATATTGATCCCATTACGGCAGAAGTCAATGGACCCATAGAAGCTGGAGTAAGATTGAATAGTAGTGTTTACAGTAGGGTTCCATTTAATAATGCTGGATTAACTTCAAATGGAATTGAAAGGTGTTATAAGGATTGGCCACTTAGTATTATTCCTCCGGGGGTCAATGTGACAGATGCATATTTTACTCTCGATCCAATACCAACAATTTACAGTACAAGCTTTAAGGTAAATTCAATGGAAGAGGACCCTTTTCCTGTTACTACATCTGCGGAAACAATTTATAACGATATTGGAAATCAAAATAGCAGTGGAGTTACATATTTTGAAGGCTCCTTTACAAATGAGGATGAAATCTTTGTTCAAGGGGATGCCAACTTTATTGCAAAAATAGAGACTGAGATAAATAATCCCTTTCCTTATGTAGCGATAGGTATTAAAGTTAATAATGAGAGTTCCCAAAATGATTATATATCTTTGCGTACTGCGACAATTCTATATATAACTTACGATCCAATTCAGATTCCTGAATATCAATTGGTGGTGTATGATACATTTATCTCATCAACTTTGGGATATACAGATGTGAGACAAATGACCCTAGTAAATGCTGGTACTCATGGTCAGGACATGATTGTGAAGTTCACAGTTTTGGATCAACCATCGTGGTTATCTGTTACTCCATCTCAAATAACTTTACCTAATAATGGTCCTCATGACGTTAGTGTTAATTATCTCCAGAATAACTATACAATGCAATATAGATCCGCTATTATTAAGACTGAAACTCTTAGTCCTCCGCCTGCATTTGTTTTGGGAGGTATCCATTATAGTTTTGTAACTCAAGATCCCGTTCATTTTTATACTCATCATGCTTCTTTAGAAGATTATCATTATTATGGCGGGATAGAGCAGATAGAAGTTTTAACTGCTGCTGCCTATGCAATCCAAGAAAATTATAATGTTACCTCAAACGATTCGTGGTTAATTCCTGATATTAATAGCGGTATTACTCATTTGGACAACATAAATCTCACAATACTGCCTAATAATACATTTTCACAAAGAACTGGTAGTATTACAATTAGCGGTACTAATATTGTCCCACATGAGGTTTTTGTTACACAAGAAGGCATTCCCGCAACAGTTACTTTACCTGATGACGAGATTTCGGGTTTGCAGGAGTATTATGCCTCTGATTGGATTATAACAAATGTATTCAATGTCGGAACCGGCGGTAATGTAGAAAATCTAACACTAGGAGCTGGAAACTATGTTAACCTCAAGCCGGGTTTCCATGCATATCCAACAGGCTCAAATAAATTCAGAGCATATATTTTGTCTTCTCAACTTGATAATATTTCCTCTAAGCCTGTTTCGACTAAATCGCTTACTTATGGAAAGAATACGGTTGAGGAAGGTGATAAAATTGAGAGCATTGAACTTCCTTCTGATTTCGAGATCTCTCAAAATTATCCCAATCCCTTTAACCCTGTTACAACCATAAAATATGCTTTACCGGTTGATTCCAGGGTTTCGATCAAAATATATGATATGCTTGGTAGAGAAGTGGCAACTCTTGTAAATGATGATAAACAAGCTGGATACTACCAGGTAAGGTTTGACGCAAGTAATATCGCCAGTGGTATCTATTTCTATCGCATAATTGCTGGGGATTATGTTAAATCTTATAAGATGGTCATTGTGAAATAA
- a CDS encoding VCBS repeat-containing protein — translation MKYLILTLAIFLTASVLYPQSRGLEFGDILWQFQVPDNPGTSFQDKQIKSLKQMPDVTGDGINEVIVATGNYWTICLNGSNGDTLWKFSTHFGTINTGSVDWENAVNIADLEGDGTYDVVIGCAGGNEMVYALNGLTGALKWSYGSPTTTNDGDIEAISIKYDFNGDSKKDVLVSASGVTNGGRHAAICLDAVTGGVIFNVTQPEPFTDDAIATESGGAIGVSNNGSPYGVNGLTTNGGSAWNYGSPGNVWSLLEIPDINNDSGKDILGLCGFSGQIFAITGDAGAQIWTGSLGSSNNGKIILLDDADNNGFADFTLSAPQVAYRIDTKTKNIIWSNSLSSSYTRGVANPGDLNNDNIDEVVIATQTPPRLVVLNGVNGGILFNYSFGAGINQRGDRAEVLDDIDTNGINEFLGGNREGRVICFYGGNGIISSVDPVSSVPSDFTLYQNYPNPFNPSTVIKFSLPENSDVSLKVFDMLGREVSTIVSSPLSAGVHEFSFEGDNIAGGVYFYTLQAGDFRQTKKMLLVK, via the coding sequence ATGAAGTACCTTATACTTACTCTGGCAATCTTTTTAACCGCTTCAGTTTTATACCCGCAGAGCAGGGGATTGGAATTTGGAGATATCCTGTGGCAGTTTCAGGTTCCCGATAATCCGGGTACCTCTTTTCAGGATAAACAAATAAAAAGCTTAAAACAAATGCCTGATGTGACAGGTGACGGAATAAACGAGGTCATCGTTGCAACGGGAAATTACTGGACGATCTGTTTGAATGGTTCTAACGGTGATACATTATGGAAGTTCAGCACGCACTTCGGTACAATAAATACCGGTTCTGTGGACTGGGAAAATGCTGTCAATATTGCCGATCTCGAAGGCGACGGTACTTATGACGTTGTCATCGGCTGTGCCGGCGGCAATGAAATGGTTTACGCGCTCAATGGACTTACCGGTGCGCTTAAATGGTCTTATGGAAGCCCCACTACGACAAACGATGGTGATATCGAGGCAATAAGCATCAAATATGATTTTAATGGGGATAGTAAAAAAGATGTTCTTGTCTCTGCCAGCGGTGTTACAAACGGAGGACGCCATGCCGCGATATGTCTTGATGCCGTAACCGGTGGTGTCATCTTCAATGTTACACAACCCGAGCCTTTTACAGACGATGCGATTGCGACGGAGTCCGGCGGTGCAATTGGCGTAAGTAATAACGGCTCGCCTTACGGAGTGAACGGGCTGACAACTAACGGCGGAAGTGCGTGGAATTACGGATCACCCGGGAATGTATGGAGCTTACTCGAAATTCCCGATATTAATAATGATAGTGGAAAGGATATACTAGGTCTTTGTGGATTCAGCGGACAGATATTTGCTATAACGGGTGATGCCGGTGCGCAGATATGGACCGGTTCGCTCGGTTCGAGTAATAATGGAAAAATAATACTTCTCGATGACGCAGACAATAACGGCTTTGCTGACTTTACATTATCGGCTCCGCAGGTCGCGTACAGAATTGACACTAAAACAAAAAATATAATATGGTCTAACTCGCTGAGCTCATCTTATACAAGAGGCGTGGCAAATCCGGGGGATCTTAATAACGATAATATAGATGAGGTTGTAATAGCTACACAAACCCCTCCACGTTTGGTTGTGCTTAATGGTGTAAACGGTGGGATACTTTTTAATTACAGCTTTGGTGCAGGTATTAATCAAAGGGGAGACAGAGCGGAAGTACTCGATGACATCGATACTAATGGCATCAATGAATTCCTCGGTGGAAATAGGGAAGGACGCGTGATCTGTTTTTATGGCGGTAATGGGATAATAAGCAGTGTCGATCCTGTATCTTCCGTACCGTCTGATTTTACGTTGTATCAAAATTACCCGAACCCTTTCAATCCATCTACGGTCATTAAATTCTCTCTTCCCGAAAATTCGGATGTTTCTTTAAAAGTATTTGATATGCTTGGCAGAGAAGTATCTACGATAGTGAGCTCGCCTCTGTCAGCCGGTGTGCATGAGTTTTCCTTTGAAGGTGATAATATTGCTGGTGGAGTGTATTTCTACACATTGCAGGCAGGAGATTTCAGACAGACAAAAAAAATGCTTTTGGTTAAATAA
- the miaA gene encoding tRNA (adenosine(37)-N6)-dimethylallyltransferase MiaA, which yields MKKVLAIIGPTASGKTQIGVETAKLLDGEIISADSRQVYKHFPIASAIPSEKEREGIPHHFMEELNLNEEFNAGDFGRMGRELINRIFESGKQPIIVGGSGLYIRSLIDGLFDDDEDPATKEEGSKEIRDKLYERLKEKGKEFLYNELKEIDKIAAATMLPTNFKRVIRALEIYYATGKKISDLHKNKIEVDFKTLQVGLMWDRAELYKRINERVDMMLEMGLVDEVRQLKNNGYNPVQYNSLNTVGIKEVFSYLDNETTQSEMIRLIKQNSRRYAKRQMTWFRKDKRINWVNLSHDSDIKRVAGEVVTLFENFNPEK from the coding sequence ATGAAAAAAGTCCTTGCCATAATAGGTCCCACTGCATCGGGTAAGACCCAGATTGGGGTGGAAACCGCAAAACTACTTGATGGCGAGATAATTTCTGCTGATTCAAGACAGGTATATAAACATTTCCCCATAGCTTCTGCGATCCCATCCGAAAAAGAACGGGAGGGTATTCCACATCATTTCATGGAGGAACTCAATCTGAACGAAGAATTTAATGCCGGAGACTTCGGTAGAATGGGCAGGGAGCTTATTAATCGGATCTTCGAGAGTGGAAAACAACCCATTATTGTAGGGGGAAGCGGGCTTTACATTCGATCTCTTATCGACGGGCTTTTTGATGATGACGAAGACCCCGCAACCAAAGAGGAAGGTAGTAAGGAGATTCGTGATAAACTTTATGAGAGGCTCAAAGAGAAAGGCAAAGAGTTTCTCTATAACGAACTGAAAGAGATAGACAAGATCGCCGCCGCTACAATGCTCCCCACAAATTTCAAACGCGTTATACGAGCGCTGGAGATATATTATGCCACCGGGAAAAAGATCTCCGACCTCCACAAAAATAAAATTGAAGTTGACTTTAAGACCCTGCAGGTTGGGCTTATGTGGGATAGAGCTGAACTATACAAACGCATAAACGAACGTGTTGATATGATGCTCGAAATGGGGCTCGTTGATGAGGTGAGACAGCTTAAAAATAATGGCTATAACCCCGTGCAATATAATTCACTTAATACCGTAGGAATAAAGGAGGTTTTTAGTTACTTAGATAACGAGACGACTCAGTCCGAGATGATAAGACTTATTAAACAAAATTCCCGCCGATATGCCAAAAGACAAATGACCTGGTTTAGGAAAGATAAACGCATAAACTGGGTAAACCTTTCCCATGATTCAGACATCAAACGTGTAGCGGGTGAAGTGGTTACGCTCTTTGAAAATTTTAATCCTGAAAAATGA
- a CDS encoding VOC family protein, whose protein sequence is MKVKLGHIELFVKNPSESKKFYMDVLGFKLVEVQGDGNFVWLCSGESVFLLRPGKGAKRGVDYQSSSSGLVIYTDDLPASKEQMESKGLEFKGTDGSENCLTFTDPDGNWFQLVNPEDH, encoded by the coding sequence ATGAAAGTGAAACTTGGTCACATCGAATTATTTGTCAAAAACCCCTCTGAATCAAAGAAATTCTATATGGACGTACTTGGATTTAAACTGGTTGAGGTCCAGGGCGATGGCAATTTTGTCTGGCTGTGCTCAGGTGAATCGGTATTTTTATTACGTCCCGGTAAAGGCGCAAAAAGGGGAGTCGATTACCAATCTTCATCTTCCGGGCTGGTCATCTATACTGATGATCTTCCTGCATCGAAGGAACAAATGGAGTCAAAGGGGCTTGAATTTAAAGGCACCGACGGCTCCGAAAACTGCCTTACTTTCACGGATCCTGATGGAAACTGGTTTCAGCTTGTAAATCCGGAAGACCATTAA
- a CDS encoding aryl-sulfate sulfotransferase, with amino-acid sequence MKALSLLVFLCCASVVKPDVIYLDPVPDAKYVSIYNGLIIGLESQISESSLSDIRIIVTGSRSGMHTGDIKFTSDKKKILFQPHTPFNTDETVTVHISSNNNQIKYNSSRDFSYSFQIEKTRISVDSEKSFRDELGENFRAPFNLRPGGDPPNLTVTISDNPSPGKIFLGSFNQSDPYLIIANNDGSLYYSMGTEYNCLDFKKQYDGTLTFYKSAISRYYQMNDQYQIIDSFTCGNGYTTDGHELVLLPNGHALLMSYDNQIINMSLIVPGGDTSAWVVGLVVQELDENKNVVFQWRSWDHFQITDATHEDMTVDYIDYVHGNAIEPDLDGNLLISSRHMDEITKIDRTKGTIIWRLGGQNNEFTFMNDTMKFSHQHDIRRLADGHITLFDNGNYHSPQFSRAVEYELDEINKTATLVWEYKNTPTIYGSAMGSVRRLENGNTLIGWGTGGATSATLTEITPDGRIALEMKLDSPRLSYRAFKFEWDSPTSTGNNNGSIPESYSLSQNYPNPFNPVTSISYSIPAAGNVMLKVYDVMGREVGSLVSEYKQAGSYNVTFGASNLASGVYIYKIETGNFIESKKMVLMK; translated from the coding sequence ATGAAAGCACTTTCCCTCTTAGTTTTCTTATGTTGTGCTTCTGTGGTAAAGCCGGACGTAATATACCTCGACCCGGTACCAGACGCAAAATACGTCAGTATATATAATGGTCTCATCATCGGGCTTGAATCCCAGATAAGTGAATCTTCCCTATCCGACATCAGAATAATAGTAACCGGTTCTAGAAGCGGTATGCATACAGGGGATATAAAATTCACATCTGATAAGAAAAAGATATTATTCCAGCCTCACACCCCATTTAATACGGACGAGACTGTCACAGTTCATATAAGTTCAAATAATAATCAGATAAAATACAATTCCAGCAGGGATTTCAGTTACAGTTTCCAAATCGAAAAGACAAGGATATCCGTCGATAGCGAAAAATCTTTTAGGGATGAACTGGGAGAAAACTTCAGAGCTCCTTTTAATCTCAGACCGGGAGGCGATCCGCCTAATTTGACTGTTACAATTTCAGATAATCCTTCGCCGGGAAAAATCTTTTTAGGAAGTTTCAACCAATCAGATCCATACCTAATAATAGCAAATAATGACGGTAGTTTATACTACTCGATGGGCACGGAGTACAATTGTTTAGATTTTAAAAAACAATATGACGGGACTCTTACATTTTATAAATCGGCTATCTCAAGATATTACCAGATGAATGATCAATACCAAATAATCGATTCCTTCACATGCGGAAACGGATATACAACCGATGGTCATGAGCTGGTACTGCTCCCGAACGGTCACGCTCTTTTAATGTCGTATGATAACCAAATAATAAACATGAGTCTTATTGTACCTGGGGGTGACACAAGCGCATGGGTAGTAGGACTTGTAGTGCAGGAGCTGGATGAAAATAAAAACGTCGTATTTCAATGGAGGAGCTGGGATCACTTTCAAATAACGGATGCAACTCACGAAGATATGACAGTGGATTATATAGATTACGTGCACGGTAATGCTATAGAACCTGATCTAGACGGGAACCTGCTCATCTCCAGCAGACACATGGATGAGATCACAAAGATAGACCGAACAAAGGGTACGATAATATGGAGATTGGGAGGTCAGAATAATGAATTCACTTTTATGAATGATACCATGAAATTCAGTCATCAGCATGACATACGAAGATTAGCCGATGGTCACATAACGCTCTTCGATAATGGCAACTATCACTCTCCACAGTTTTCAAGAGCCGTAGAGTACGAACTGGATGAAATAAATAAAACCGCAACACTAGTGTGGGAATATAAAAATACTCCAACAATATACGGGTCAGCTATGGGATCGGTAAGAAGGCTTGAAAATGGAAACACGCTGATAGGATGGGGTACCGGTGGAGCCACATCCGCGACATTAACTGAAATAACTCCTGATGGAAGGATAGCACTTGAAATGAAACTCGATTCACCAAGGCTGTCATACAGGGCATTCAAATTCGAGTGGGACTCCCCTACCAGCACGGGAAACAATAATGGTTCAATACCCGAATCATATTCATTATCCCAAAATTATCCGAATCCATTTAACCCGGTAACAAGCATCAGTTATTCGATACCTGCAGCCGGTAATGTGATGCTTAAGGTATATGATGTAATGGGCAGAGAGGTGGGTTCATTGGTAAGCGAATACAAGCAAGCCGGTTCATATAATGTGACATTTGGGGCATCAAACCTGGCAAGCGGGGTTTATATATATAAGATAGAAACAGGTAATTTTATCGAATCAAAGAAAATGGTCTTAATGAAGTAA